The following is a genomic window from Motilibacter rhizosphaerae.
GCGAGGTCCGTCGCCCGGTGCAGGCCCATCGCCCGGAGGGTCGCGGCGGCCACGGACGAGCTGTAGCCCTGTCGGCAGACGACGACGACCTGGAGGTCCCAGTCGGCCTCCGGGATGCAGACCCCGCTCGAGGGGTCGAGCCGCCACTCCAGCACCGTGCGGTCGATGACGACGGCGCCGGGCAGCTCGCCCTGCTCGCGGCGCTGCGTCTCCGTACGGGTGTCGACGAGCAGCGCACCCGCCTGCTGGGCGGCGCGGGCCTGCTCCGGCGTCAACCGCTCCAGGCCCGTACGCGCCGCCGCCAGCAGCGCGTCGACGCCCCGGCAGTCCACGCGCTCGATGGCGGCAGCGGTCTCCAGCACGCCTCGCAGTCTGCCCCCGGCGAAACCTCCTGGCCTCCCGGGCCCGCGGCCGCTAGCGTCCGGCCATGAGCGACGCCCGCGTGCCGACGTACCACCTGGCCCAGGTCAACATCGGGCGCACGCTTGCCCCGCTCACCTCCGAGCAGCTCGCGGGGTTCGTGGAGCTGCTCGAGCCGGTCAACGCGCTCGCCGACGCGTCCCCGGGGTTCGTCTGGCGGCTGCAGGGCGAGGCGGGCGACGCGACGGAGTTCAAGCTCCGCGGCGACGAGCTGCTCATCGTCAACATGAGCGTGTGGGAGTCGCTGGACGAGCTCGGCGACTTCGTCTTCCGCACCATGCACGCCGAGGTGATGCGCCGGCGGCGCGAGTGGTTCGAGCGGCTGCGCGAGGTCTACACCTGCCTGTGGTGGGTGCCCGAGGGGCACGTGCCGACGGTCGCGGAGGCCGAGGAGCGGCTCGCCGAGCTGGCCGCGGACGGCCCGTCTCCGGTCGCCTTCACGTTCCAGCGGCCGTTCCCCGCACCGGGGGTCGCTCTGCCAGCGCAGCGCTCCGACGACTGGCTCTGCCTGGTCTGAGGGCTCGACCACCGAGGAGGGGCGCGTGGACCGCAGCGGCTGGCAGGGCGTGCGCGACGAGGCCGAGCTCCGCGCCGTCGTCGGTGAGCCGGTCCCCCGCGTGGCGGAGAAGGTCCGGCGCTCGCTGCACCCGATCGACAGGGCGTGGCTGGCCGCCTCCCCGCTGTGCCTGCTCGCCACGACCGCGGCCGACGGCTCGGTCGACGTGAGCCCCAAGGGCGACCCGCCGGGCGTCGCGCACGTGCTGGACGAGCGGACCCTCGTGCTGCCCGACCGGCCCGGCAACAAGCGGGTCGACGGCTTCCGCAACGTCCTGCAGGACCCGAACGTGGGCATGATCTTCGTCATCCCCGGCCGCGGTGACTCGCTGCGCGTCAACGGCCGCGCGGAGCTCCTCCGCGACGCGCCGTTCTTCGACGACCTCGTCGTGCGCGGCAACCGCCCGGCGCTCGCCCTCGTCGTCCACGTGGACGAGGTGTTCTACCACTGCTCCAAGGCCTTCCTGCGGTCCCGTACGTGGGAGCCCGGGTCCTGGCAGCCGGGAGCGGCACCGAGCAGACCCGTCATCGCGAAGGCGCTGGAGCGGCCCGACACCCCGCTCGCCGAGCTCGAGGCCTACTACGGCCCGACCTACGCCGACCGGCTGTACGGGTGAGCGCGGGGTAGTCGATCACGCAACAGGGGCACCCTCCGGTCCTGACGCCACGACTCCCGGAGGAGACCGCATGAGCGGCCTGCTGCACGACCGCCTGACGAAGGGCGACCGCCTCGAGGTACTGCGCGGGCCTGGTACGCGGGGCTTCCCCCTCGTCCGCCACCGCGACACCTCGCCGCTGCTGCACCGCCACGCCTGGGTGGTCGCGCTCGCCGCCGGGGCGCTGCTCTACCTCATCGTCGAGCGCGCCCTCGTCGACACCGGCAACGTCAACTTCGTCCCGTCGCTGATCCTGCTCGGCGCGCTCGTCGTGCCCGTCGCGTTCGTGACCTTCGTGCACGGCCGGTCCGCGACGTGGTCGGTGTCGCTGCCGGTCCTGCTGGTGGCCGCGGTGTTCGGCGGGGTCGTGGGGACGGTCACGGCCGGCCTGTTCGAGTACGACACGGTCCGCAAGCTCGGCGTCCTGCCGACGCTCGGCATCGGGCTCATCGAGGAGTCCGCGAAGCTCGTGGTGCCGCTGCTGCTGCTCATGCTCGGCACGCGCATCGCCGGCCGCAGCAACGGGCTGATGGTCGGGGTCACGGTCGGCATGGCGTTCGCCGCGCTCGAGACCATGGGCTACGCCTTCACCGCGCTGCTCCAGACGCAGGGCGACCTCGGGGCGGTCGACCAGGTCCTGCTCCTCCGCGGCCTGCTCTCGCCGGCGGGGCACGCAGCATGGACGGGCCTCGCCTGTGCCGCGCTCTACCGGCGTCCCGTCGAGCCGCGCTACTCGCTGTGGCGGTTCGTCGCCACCTTCGCGCTCGTCGTCGTCCTGCACGGCCTGTGGGACAGCAGGTCCGACTGGTGGTGGTACCTCGGCGTCGGCGCCGTCAGCCTCGGCCTGCTGGCGCTCGAGGCCCGGCGCGGGCTGCGCGAGCCGGCGCGTACCTGACGGAACGCGCTTGCCGTCACGGGACTCCTCCGCGTTGGATGGCGTCCCGTGGCGCTGATCGAGGTACGCGACCTCACGAAGGAGTTCGTCCGGCCCAAGCGGGTCGAGGGGCGCTTCGGCACGCTGCGCACCCTGGTCACGCGCGAAGTCGTGCGCACGAGCGCTGTCTCCGGGGTGAGCTTCGACGTCGACGAGGGCGAGGTCGTGGGCTACCTCGGGCCCAACGGCGCCGGCAAGTCGACGACCATCAAGCTGCTGACCGGGATCCTCACTCCCACCTCCGGGACGGTCGCGGTGCACGGTCCCCTCGGGACCGTCGTGCCGTGGCGCGACCGGGAGCGCAACGCGCGCCAGGTCGGCGTGGTCTTCGGGCAGCGCTCGCAGCTCTGGTGGGACCTGCCGCTCGTGGAGTCGCTCCGGCTGGTGGCCGCGCTCTACGACGTGCCGGACGAGCGCTACCGCCGCAACCGCGACCGGCTGGTCGACCTGCTCGACATGGGCTCGTTCCTCGACACCCCGGTGCGACAGCTCTCCCTGGGGCAGCGCATGCGCGGCGACCTGGCGGCGGCGCTGCTCTACGAGCCGCCGATCCTCTACCTCGACGAGCCGACGGTCGGACTCGACGTGCTGGCGAAGCAGACTGTGCGGCAGTTCGTGGCCGAGGCCAACGAGATCTCGCGCACCACCGTGATGCTCACGACCCACGACCTCGAGGACGTCGAGCGGCTCTGCCGGCGGATCGTGCTCATCGACCGGGGCACGGTGCTCTACGACGGCAGCGTGGACGGCCTGATCGCGAGGTACGCGCCCTTCCGCGAGGTGCTCGTCACGCCCGACACCTCGTCCGCCAAGGCCGCGCTGCCCGGTGAGGTCTGGGAGCTCGGGGGTGCGGTCGGGACCCGCGACGGGGATGCCTGGCGCTTCCGCATCGGCCGGGACGAACCGGTTCACGCGCTCATCACGGCGGTCACCGCCGCGTACCCGGTGCGGGACGTGCGCGTCGTCGACGCGAGCCTCGAGACCGTCATGACCGAGCTGTACGCGGAGCGCCGGGTCCCCTCCGAGGTCGCGACGTGAGCGGCTACCTCGCCATGGTGCGCATCGGCGCGAAGCTCCTGCTGCAGTACCGCGTGATGGTCTTCGTCATGGTCGGGCTGTCACTCGTGCAGGTCCTCGTGCTGACCCGCGTGTGGCACGCGGTCTACAGCGGGCGCGCCGAGGTGGGCGGACTCCCGCTGCGCGAGACGATCGTCTACCTGACGCTGACGAACCTGCAGGCGGGGCTGCTCATGCCGTCGTCGGTGGACTTCCTCATCGGCCTGCGGATCCGTACGGGCCACGTCGTCTTCGACGTCTCCCGGCCCTACGGCTACGTCGGGCAGATGGTCGCGATGTCCGGGGGCCGCCAGCTCGCGGTCCTCGCCTTCATGCTGCTCGGCGCCCCTCTCGGCTTCTGGATCGGCGGGATCTCCGCCCCGCACTCCGCGGGGGCAGCTGTCGCGTACGCCGTGGCGCTCGCCGTCGCCTGGGCGATCTACGCGCAGGTCAGCGTCCTCGTCGGGCTCAGCGCCTTCTGGTTGACCGAAGCGCAGGGGATGGGCGTGATCGCGCACCTCGTCGGGACGTTCCTCGCCGGAACCGCTGTGCCGCTGGTGTTCTTCCCCGGGTGGCTGCGTGCCGTCGCGCACGCCTCGCCGTTCCCGTTCCTCGGCTACGTGCCGGCGTCGATCTACCTCGGGCGCATCTCGGGCCCCGCAGTGCTGGGCAACCTCGTGCTGGGCGCGGTCTGGGTCGCGGTCCTCGCCGGGATCCTCGCGCTCGCGTGGCGCCGGACGTTCTCCCGGGTGGTGTCGCAGGGTGGCTGAGGTCGCCGATCCCCCTGTCGGCAACCGCATCCGTCGCTGGCTCCGGCTCTACGTCGCCCTGCACGGCGCCTCCCTGCGTGGCGCACTGCAGTACCGCGCGAACACCTTCCTCATGATGCTCGTCGGGATCGTCTACCAGGGCAGCGGTCTCGCGTCGCTGTGGGTCGTGCTGCACGCCTTCGACTCGCTCGGTGGTTGGACGATGTCGAGCGTCGCATTCCTCTACGGCATCAGGCTGCTCGCGCACGCGCTGTCGCTCGTCATCGTCGGTGGCAACGTCATGCTCGACGAGACTGTCCGCACGGGCGAGTTCGACCGCATCCTGCTGCGGCCGTGGAACCCGCTCATGCTGTCCATCACCTCCCGGCGCGGGCTCGAGTGGGTCGGCGACCTCTCCGTCGGCATCATCACGTTCGGTGCCGCTGCCGTCATCGCGCCGGTGGACTGGTCGTTGGTGCAGGCACTGTTCTGCGTGCTGGCGGTCGTCGGAGGCGCGTGCATCGAGGCCGCCTTCGGCGTGCTCGCGTCGTCGCTGGCCTTCCGCGTCGTCGACACGTGGGCCATCCGCTGGTTCGTCGACGACACGGTGACGACGCTCGCGACCTACCCGCAAGGGATCTTCAGCGCCGGAGCCCAGCGGGTGCTGACGTACGCCATCCCCGTGGCCTTCATCGCGTACCTGCCCTCGAGCGTGCTGCTGGACCGGGAAGGGCGGCTGGCGGTGCCGGCCACGCTCGCGTACCTCTCCCCGGTCGTGGGGGTCGGGCTCTTCGCGCTCGCGACCGCGGTGTGGCACCGCAGCGTGCGCTGGTACGCGAGCGCGGGCGGAGCCTGATGGTGGAGGAGCGCCGCCTGACCCGCCGCGTCGTGGAGTCGCTGGTCGAGCAGCGCATCCGGGAAGCGCTGCAGCGCGGGGAGTTCGACGACCTGCCCGGGGCCGGCAAGCCCCTCGAGGGGCTCGACGGCCCGCACGACGACCTGTGGTGGGTGAAGCGGAAGATGCAGCGCGAGTGCCTCTCGCTGCTGCCGCCGGCGCTGGCGCTGCGCAGGGACGTCGAGGATGCGATGGCACAGGTGCCCGTCGCGCGTGACGAGGCGGAGGTGCGCCGCATCGTCGACGGCGTGAACGCGCGCATCCGCGCCGCTCTCGCGACACCGCCGTCGGAGGGGCCGCCGGTGGACCTCGCGCCGTACGACGTGGAGCAGGTGCTCGCGCACTGGCGGTCTGCCGTTGAGGCAGGAGCCGGTCGTGCTGCTGTCGTCGACGACGTGGGAGTGGGACGTTCCCGTCGTACGCGGCACCGGGCCGCGCCGTCCTGAGGACTCCCCATGCAGCTCCCCCTCCGCGGTCGCCGGACCGCCCTCGCCGCTGGAGCAGTGGTGCTCGCCACGGCCTCCGTCGCCGGTGTGACGATCGCCCACGCGGACAGCGGCACCACGACGTACGCCGCTTGCGTGGGGAACGGCAACGGCCGCGTCCGCATCGTCCCGCCCGGCACCACCTGCCTGCACTCCGAGTACGCGATCTCCTGGGGGGCGCAGGGTCCTGCGGGCCCGGCTGGTCCTTCCGGCGCTCCTGGTCCGTCGGGGGCTCCTGGTCCGGCGGGTCCGTCGGGTGCTCCTGGGCCGTCAGGGGCTCCCGGTCCGTCGGGCCCGGCCGGGCCCGCCGGTAGTGGCGTCCCGGCGGACATCGTCGCAGGGGACGCGGTCCTCCAGGGGATCAACGACGCCGAGGACTCGCCGACGACGCTCCTGTCGGTCAGCGAGCTGGGCACGGCGACGACGTCGGCCGGCAGTGGTGCGACCGCGCACCGGGTCACGGTCTCCAACCTCACGCTCACCAAGCGCATCGACACGAGCAGCCCCAAGCTCTTCTCCGACCTGGTGAGCGGGCACAACGTGCCGACCGCGACGATCAACGTGTACGCGGTGGATGGCACCCCCGCACTGCGCTACGACCTGCGCGACGTCCAGGTGATGCAGGACTCGGTCACCTCGGACAAGACGGGGAAGGGCGTGGAGACAGTGGCGCTCGCCTTCCGCATCGTGAAGGAGACGGTGGGCGACGTGAGCGTGGAGTACGACGCGCGGAGCGGCGGGGTTGGCTGACCCTCCTCGCTGCGGCGGCTCACGCCGCGGACGGCACGCAGCGGCGGGGTCGGCTCACCCTGCACGCCGCGGCGGCCCACGCCGCTGTCCCGGTGGGGCCTGCCTGGGCACGGCTCTGCCGACCATCACCAGATGGGGGTGGTGCTGCCGGGGTCGCGGTCGATCGTGTGGCACGCCTTGATGGGTGGCCGGTCGTCGGGTGGTCTCAGCCGGAAGAGGCCGGGTCGGTCGGGGTCGGGTTCGACGGTCCAGCCGTCCTCATGGGCCAGATGGTGGTGCCGCTTGCAGAACAACGCATAGCTGCCGACGTCGGAGAGCCCGCCCTTCGACCACGGGATCACGTGGTGGGCTTCGAGGCGGACCCGGTCGCAGCCGGGGACGATGCACCCACCGTCCCTCGCCTTGAGCGCTCTCAGCTGCGCGTTCGTCGCGAAGCGCTTGGCGCGGCCCTCGGCGAGCGGGACACCGAGCTCGCTGGTGAGCAGCGGGGTGATGACCGCGTCGCAGGTGAGCAGCTCCAGGGCCTGCGGACCCAGCGATCGCGTGAGGACCGACGCGAGCGGCGAGCGGGCAGCCCATGCGGGGTCGTCGCCGCGGAGCATGGCGATGTCGGCGACGAGGGTGAGCCGCGGGCGGGAGCCGTTGATCTCCGGCACGGTGTCGAGGTCCGCGACCAGGCCGATCGCGTCAGCGAGGGCGTCGTGCCGGCGCTGCGCCGCGGTGCGGTCGTCGGGAGCACCGTCGATCCCCGGCACCGGCGTAGCGAGGCCGGTGAGGACCTGCTCGAGCAGGTCCCCGAGCTCCGGGGCCAGCAGGCCCGTCACGTGCCGCCACCCGTCCAGGCTCGTCGTCGTGGTGAACGAGCGTTGCGCGAGGCGGCGCTGCTCCCGCTCCGCCGCGGACTCCCCCACCCCGGCGGCCTCGGCCGCTGCTTGGACGAGGCGGGTGAGGTCGTCGGGGGTGTTGTCCCGGGCGAAGTCCACGAGTGTCTTCTCCAGGCGCGGCAGCTCGGCCGGGGTGTCCTGCAGGTAGCCGACCACGGGCGCGATCCGGCGCACGTGCTGCCACGACACCTCGCCGTCCTGCAGCGCTGATGCCGCGAGTGGGAGCGAGCGGAGGGCGCGGGCGACGCGTACCCGCGCTCGGGCATCGGCCTCCGAGTCCCGGGTGTGGTGCCGCAGCCACGACGCCGCCGTCACCGCGAAGTCCGCGCGGTACGCCTGCCGAGAGTCGAACGCTTCCAGCACTCTCGCGTCCGCCGCGTCGAGCACCGACCTGGTCGCGTGCAGCTCCTTCAGCAGCGGCCCCAGCTCCGCCGCGGGCACCTCCGCAAGGTCGAGCGCAGCGAGCTCGGTGAGGCAGGCACGGGCCCGGTCCACCAACTCCCTGCTGCTCGAACACATGTTCGAAGTCTATCCGAGGGGAGTTCGCGGGAAAAGAGGAGAGTGCTGCTGTGCAGGAGAATCGGCAGAGTGGGACGCTCGAGGAGTGGCGCGTCGAGTCCCCTCCTCCCCGTGATCATGCACGTCTTGGTGGAACGGCATGGCCGCGGTGCAGTCGACGGGGCGCACCTCTCGTCACTGCCGTCTCCCGCATCTCGCGGCAGCTTGCTCCCGTGATCGAGCAGGGCGTCGATCGGCTCCAGCGGGGATCGCACTGGCCGATCGCTCGGCGGGCTGGCTCGTACGGGCCACAAGGAACGCACCAGGCTCCACCCCCAAGACGTGCATGATCACGGGGAAGGGGTTCCTGCACCCCTCGGCCGCGGGCTCTCATGTCGGCTCAGCCGGGCGGGATGACGGCGGCTCGTGGGAGCGTTCACGTCGGGGCGTCCGGAGCACCTGACGACGACGCATGACGACGACCACGCAGAGCAGGACGAGGAGCAGCACGGTGGAGATCGGCCTCACGACGTTCGCGGAGACCTACCCGGACCCGGAGACGGGCGAGACGGTCTCCCCCGGTGAGCGGCTGCGCCAGGTCGTCGCGGAGGCCGAGCTGGCCGAGCAGGTCGGGCTCGACGTCTACGGCGTGGGCGAGCACCACCGGGTGGACTTCGGGGCTTCCGCGCCCGCGGTCGCGCTCGCAGCGATCGCCTCGCGCACGCAGCGGATCCGGTTGACGAGCGCGGTCACGGTGCTCAGCTCCACCGACCCCGTACGCGCCTTCCAGGACTTCGCGACCCTCGACCTGCTCTCGCAGGGGTGGGCCGAGCTCATGGCCGGGCGCGGGTCGTTCATCGAGTCGTTCCCGCTGTTCGGCTACGACCTCAAGGACTACGACGACCTGTTCGCCGAGAAGCTCGACCTGCTGCTGGCGCTGCGGGACTCCGAGCGCGTCACGTGGTCCGGCCGATTCCGTCCGGCGCTGCACGACCAGGCGGTCTACCCGCGCCCCGGTCGGCCGCTGCCCGTGTGGGTCGCCGTGGGCGGCAACCCGGAGTCGGTCGTCCGCGCCGGGCTCCGCGGCCTGCCCATGGCCCTCGCCATCATCGGCGGCCAGCCGCGGCGCTTCGGCCCGCTCGCCGACCTGCACCGCAAGGCCGTGGAGCAGGGCGGGTTCGCGCCGCAGCCGGTCGCGGTGCACGCGCACGGCTACGTCGCCGGCTCCAGCGCCGAGGCGGAGGTCGACTTCTACCCGTCGTACGCCGTGGCCATGACCCGCCTCGGCGCCGAGCGCGGGTGGGGGGCGATGACGCCGGCGGCGTACCGGCAGATGGCGGGGCCCGAGGGCTCGCTCGTCATCGGCTCCCCGCAGCAGGTGGCGGAGAAGATCCTGCTGATGAAGGAGACCATCGGCATCGAGCGCTTCATGCTGCACATCAGCGTGGGCACGCTGCCGCACGCGAAAGTGCTCCGCGCGATCGAGCGGCTCGGCACCGAGGTCGCCCCGCTGGTCCGCGGCTAGACGAACAGCGCGGCCCAGCGGTCCGCCGACGCCCAGGATGTGCATGATCACGGGAAGGGTGTCGGGCGAGGCGAGCGGCTAGAGCAGGAGCGCGGCCAGCGCCCCCAGCACTGCGAACGCGCAGCGGACCCGGTCCACCGCGAGCAGGCGGCGCACCAGGCCGTCCGAGCGGCCGTCGCGACCGAGCCGACTGTGCGCGGGGGCGGCGAGGAGTGCCGTCGTGCCAGCCGCTCCGGCCGCAGCGACGACGGAGACCCACGCCCCCGGCGAGTACGGGCCACCGACGATCACCCACAGGCACGCGGCGGCGAGCAGGAGGTAGACGGGCGCGACGACGGCGGTGATGCGGCGGGAGTGCCGCTCGTGCGCCGCGGCGAAGCGCTCCGGGGGCACCTCGGCCAGCGCCGGGTAGACGACACCGGTGACGACCAGCTGGAACCCCGCGTGCAGCGCGCTGGCGGCGAGCAGGGCCTCGGAGCTGGAGAGGCTCATCCGTGCAGCTTGGCCAGGATCTTCGACAGCGACGTGAGTTCTGCCGGGGACAGCCTGTCCAGCGCGGCGGGCGGCGTGTCGATCACCTCGCGGGCGTCGGAGACGGTCCGGCGCCCCTGCTCGGTCAGCGCGACGAGCTTGCGGCGCCGGTCGTCGGAGTCCGTACGCCGCTCGACGAGGCCCTGCTCCTCGAGCGCGTTGACGAGGACGGTCGTGTACGGCCGGTCGACGCCGAGCGCCTCCGCGACCTCTCCGTGGCTCAGGGCGCTGGACTCCAGCAGCAGCAGGAGCTTCACCTTGCCGCCACCGGTCCCCATCGCGGTGCCGAGCCGCTCGCGCAGCCGCTTGCGCACGGCGTGGGCCTCGACGAAGCCCTGCAGCTCGGCCCAGACCTGCTCAGGCGTCGGCGAGCTCACGGGCGGCTCCCTCCTGCTCGAACAGCGCGCGCGTGCGCTCCGCGGTGCCCAGCGCGCGGGCCCCGGTCGCGAGCAGCCCGAGCGCGACGACCACGATGCCGCACCCGGCGACGAGGATCCAGACCACGTGGCTGGCCGAGGCGAAGCGCGCGCCCTCGGTGCCTGCCACCAGCGAGCCGCTGACCGCGACGCCGAGCGAGGCACCGACCTGCCGGCTCGTGGAGGCGACGGCTGCCGCGACGCCGGCCTGCGCCCGGGGCATGCCCGACGTCGCCGTGTTGGTGATCGGCGCGTTGACGAGGCCGAACCCCAGCCCGATCAGCGCGTACGCCGCGAACAGCTGCGCCTGCGGCGTCGTCGTCGAGACCCGCACGAGCAGCAGAGCACCAGCTGCCGTGGCGATCCCGGCGAGCACGAGGGGCACCCGGGCGCCGCGCGTCGCGACGAGCCGCCCCGAGAGCGGCGCGGTGATCCCTGCGAGCACGGCCATCGGCAGCGTCCGCAGCCCCGCCTCGACGGGCGAGAAGTGCCTCACCTGCTGGAGGTAGAGCGTGTTGACGAAGAGGAAGGTCCCGAGTGCCGCGAAGGCGGCGACGGCCGTCAGCGTCGCAGCGCTGAACGGCACCGAGCGGAAGAACCGCAGCTCCACCAGGGGTTCGCGGCGGCGCAGCTCGACGGCGAGCAGCGCGACGAGGGCGGCGGCGGCCACGGCGTACAGCACGACGGTGGAGAGCGAGAGCCAGCCGCGGTCGGGTGCCTCGATGATCGCGTACGTCAAGGATCCCAGCAGCACCACGACGAGCGCCTGCCCCGCAGGATCCACCGCGCGGGCCCGGGGAGCGCGGGACTCGGGCACCACGCGACCCGTGAGCACGAGCGCGAGGATCCCGATCGGCACGTTGACCCAGAAGATCGAGCGCCAGCCGAGCCCGTCGACGAGGACGCCACCCACGATGGGGCCGAGGGACATGCTCACGCCGACGACGGCGCCCCACACGCCGATGGCGCGGGCCCGCTCCGCAGGGTCGCGGAAGGTGTTGACGAGGATGGCCATCGCCACCGGGTTGAGCATCGAGCCACCGACCGCCTGCAGCATGCGGAAGGCGACGAGCCAGCCGAGCCCCGGGGCGATGCTGCAGAGCAGCGAGCCGAGCGTGAAGAGCACGAGCCCGACGCGGAAGACGCGCCGCCGGCCGAGCCGGTCCCCGAGGGAGCCGGAGAGCATGAGCAGCATCGCGAGCACGAGGGTGTACGCGTCCACCGTCCACTGCAGCCCGCTGAGGGAGGCGTAGAGGTCCGTGCGGATCGCGGGCAGCGCGATGTTGACGATGGTCACGTCCAGGCTGACGAGCAGCAGGCTCATGCAGCAGACGGCGAGGACCATCCAGCGGTTCGGCTCGGTTGTGCTCACACAACGATTGTGACCCCACAACGGCTCGGGCGCAAGCCGGAGCGGCGGCCCGTCCGCGCTGCCCCTAGGCTGCGCGGGTGATCGGCGAGCTCGACCCCGCGCTGCTCGAGACCGTCCTGGTCGGGCATGACGAGGGCCTGTGCGTCTTCGACCGCGACTTCACCTTCGAGTGGTGCAACGAGACCGCCGCACGACTGCTCCAGCGCCCGGTCAGCGACCTGCTCGGCGAGCGCCTCTTCGAGCTCTACCCCGAGGGCCGCGACACGGTCGTGTGGACCGCGTACCAGCAGGCGCTCGCGACGGGCGAGCCGCAGGAGCTCCGGCTCTGGTACGGCCCGCTGGAGGGCTGGTTCCGCGCCCGCGCCGTCCCCCTGCACGACCGTCTGGTCGTGTGGTTCCGCAGCATCG
Proteins encoded in this region:
- a CDS encoding PrsW family intramembrane metalloprotease encodes the protein MSGLLHDRLTKGDRLEVLRGPGTRGFPLVRHRDTSPLLHRHAWVVALAAGALLYLIVERALVDTGNVNFVPSLILLGALVVPVAFVTFVHGRSATWSVSLPVLLVAAVFGGVVGTVTAGLFEYDTVRKLGVLPTLGIGLIEESAKLVVPLLLLMLGTRIAGRSNGLMVGVTVGMAFAALETMGYAFTALLQTQGDLGAVDQVLLLRGLLSPAGHAAWTGLACAALYRRPVEPRYSLWRFVATFALVVVLHGLWDSRSDWWWYLGVGAVSLGLLALEARRGLREPART
- a CDS encoding DnaJ family domain-containing protein, which encodes MVEERRLTRRVVESLVEQRIREALQRGEFDDLPGAGKPLEGLDGPHDDLWWVKRKMQRECLSLLPPALALRRDVEDAMAQVPVARDEAEVRRIVDGVNARIRAALATPPSEGPPVDLAPYDVEQVLAHWRSAVEAGAGRAAVVDDVGVGRSRRTRHRAAPS
- a CDS encoding type VI secretion system tube protein Hcp, with amino-acid sequence MQLPLRGRRTALAAGAVVLATASVAGVTIAHADSGTTTYAACVGNGNGRVRIVPPGTTCLHSEYAISWGAQGPAGPAGPSGAPGPSGAPGPAGPSGAPGPSGAPGPSGPAGPAGSGVPADIVAGDAVLQGINDAEDSPTTLLSVSELGTATTSAGSGATAHRVTVSNLTLTKRIDTSSPKLFSDLVSGHNVPTATINVYAVDGTPALRYDLRDVQVMQDSVTSDKTGKGVETVALAFRIVKETVGDVSVEYDARSGGVG
- a CDS encoding ABC transporter permease gives rise to the protein MAEVADPPVGNRIRRWLRLYVALHGASLRGALQYRANTFLMMLVGIVYQGSGLASLWVVLHAFDSLGGWTMSSVAFLYGIRLLAHALSLVIVGGNVMLDETVRTGEFDRILLRPWNPLMLSITSRRGLEWVGDLSVGIITFGAAAVIAPVDWSLVQALFCVLAVVGGACIEAAFGVLASSLAFRVVDTWAIRWFVDDTVTTLATYPQGIFSAGAQRVLTYAIPVAFIAYLPSSVLLDREGRLAVPATLAYLSPVVGVGLFALATAVWHRSVRWYASAGGA
- a CDS encoding rhodanese-like domain-containing protein; the encoded protein is MLETAAAIERVDCRGVDALLAAARTGLERLTPEQARAAQQAGALLVDTRTETQRREQGELPGAVVIDRTVLEWRLDPSSGVCIPEADWDLQVVVVCRQGYSSSVAAATLRAMGLHRATDLAGGVEAWVRAGLPLHDGPADVRR
- a CDS encoding ABC transporter permease codes for the protein MSGYLAMVRIGAKLLLQYRVMVFVMVGLSLVQVLVLTRVWHAVYSGRAEVGGLPLRETIVYLTLTNLQAGLLMPSSVDFLIGLRIRTGHVVFDVSRPYGYVGQMVAMSGGRQLAVLAFMLLGAPLGFWIGGISAPHSAGAAVAYAVALAVAWAIYAQVSVLVGLSAFWLTEAQGMGVIAHLVGTFLAGTAVPLVFFPGWLRAVAHASPFPFLGYVPASIYLGRISGPAVLGNLVLGAVWVAVLAGILALAWRRTFSRVVSQGG
- a CDS encoding DUF3291 domain-containing protein: MSDARVPTYHLAQVNIGRTLAPLTSEQLAGFVELLEPVNALADASPGFVWRLQGEAGDATEFKLRGDELLIVNMSVWESLDELGDFVFRTMHAEVMRRRREWFERLREVYTCLWWVPEGHVPTVAEAEERLAELAADGPSPVAFTFQRPFPAPGVALPAQRSDDWLCLV
- a CDS encoding ABC transporter ATP-binding protein, with product MALIEVRDLTKEFVRPKRVEGRFGTLRTLVTREVVRTSAVSGVSFDVDEGEVVGYLGPNGAGKSTTIKLLTGILTPTSGTVAVHGPLGTVVPWRDRERNARQVGVVFGQRSQLWWDLPLVESLRLVAALYDVPDERYRRNRDRLVDLLDMGSFLDTPVRQLSLGQRMRGDLAAALLYEPPILYLDEPTVGLDVLAKQTVRQFVAEANEISRTTVMLTTHDLEDVERLCRRIVLIDRGTVLYDGSVDGLIARYAPFREVLVTPDTSSAKAALPGEVWELGGAVGTRDGDAWRFRIGRDEPVHALITAVTAAYPVRDVRVVDASLETVMTELYAERRVPSEVAT
- a CDS encoding LLM class flavin-dependent oxidoreductase, whose amino-acid sequence is MEIGLTTFAETYPDPETGETVSPGERLRQVVAEAELAEQVGLDVYGVGEHHRVDFGASAPAVALAAIASRTQRIRLTSAVTVLSSTDPVRAFQDFATLDLLSQGWAELMAGRGSFIESFPLFGYDLKDYDDLFAEKLDLLLALRDSERVTWSGRFRPALHDQAVYPRPGRPLPVWVAVGGNPESVVRAGLRGLPMALAIIGGQPRRFGPLADLHRKAVEQGGFAPQPVAVHAHGYVAGSSAEAEVDFYPSYAVAMTRLGAERGWGAMTPAAYRQMAGPEGSLVIGSPQQVAEKILLMKETIGIERFMLHISVGTLPHAKVLRAIERLGTEVAPLVRG
- a CDS encoding MarR family winged helix-turn-helix transcriptional regulator, whose product is MSSPTPEQVWAELQGFVEAHAVRKRLRERLGTAMGTGGGKVKLLLLLESSALSHGEVAEALGVDRPYTTVLVNALEEQGLVERRTDSDDRRRKLVALTEQGRRTVSDAREVIDTPPAALDRLSPAELTSLSKILAKLHG
- a CDS encoding MSMEG_1061 family FMN-dependent PPOX-type flavoprotein produces the protein MDRSGWQGVRDEAELRAVVGEPVPRVAEKVRRSLHPIDRAWLAASPLCLLATTAADGSVDVSPKGDPPGVAHVLDERTLVLPDRPGNKRVDGFRNVLQDPNVGMIFVIPGRGDSLRVNGRAELLRDAPFFDDLVVRGNRPALALVVHVDEVFYHCSKAFLRSRTWEPGSWQPGAAPSRPVIAKALERPDTPLAELEAYYGPTYADRLYG
- a CDS encoding HNH endonuclease signature motif containing protein produces the protein MCSSSRELVDRARACLTELAALDLAEVPAAELGPLLKELHATRSVLDAADARVLEAFDSRQAYRADFAVTAASWLRHHTRDSEADARARVRVARALRSLPLAASALQDGEVSWQHVRRIAPVVGYLQDTPAELPRLEKTLVDFARDNTPDDLTRLVQAAAEAAGVGESAAEREQRRLAQRSFTTTTSLDGWRHVTGLLAPELGDLLEQVLTGLATPVPGIDGAPDDRTAAQRRHDALADAIGLVADLDTVPEINGSRPRLTLVADIAMLRGDDPAWAARSPLASVLTRSLGPQALELLTCDAVITPLLTSELGVPLAEGRAKRFATNAQLRALKARDGGCIVPGCDRVRLEAHHVIPWSKGGLSDVGSYALFCKRHHHLAHEDGWTVEPDPDRPGLFRLRPPDDRPPIKACHTIDRDPGSTTPIW